Proteins from a genomic interval of Cyprinus carpio isolate SPL01 chromosome A21, ASM1834038v1, whole genome shotgun sequence:
- the LOC109045786 gene encoding liver-expressed antimicrobial peptide 2-like produces the protein MMAMTQRLLVLTALLSLLLASQVQAAPIDTEWATGLIHRAKRSLLWRWNTLKPVGSGCRDHYECGTNYCRKHTCSFSKAQQACD, from the exons ATGATGGCGATGACCCAGCGTCTGCTCGTCCTGACCGCTCTGCTGTCTCTGCTCCTGGCCTCACAG gtCCAGGCGGCACCCATAGACACTGAATGGGCGACCGGACTGATCCATCGGGCCAAGCGCTCGTTACTATGGCGATGGAACACTCTGAAACCCGTGGGTTCTGGATGCAGAGATCATTATGAGTGTGGAACCAACTACTGCAG GAAACACACCTGCTCCTTCAGTAAAGCTCAACAGGCATGTGATTGA